In Synechococcales cyanobacterium T60_A2020_003, a single genomic region encodes these proteins:
- a CDS encoding DUF1269 domain-containing protein translates to MELVVCAFVGSEKAEQVKSALQKYDEELDAIKLGNIAVLKKDEKGKFSFHETNEDAAVKQGATIGLLSGAILSVLFGPLAMAAGAAAGAAAGSLPFVSMVDLGFPDSALKKLGNSLDSGSSALVLLAELDEVALVIEFLEQQGGTLIQHRLPTDVIKTLKMVEREREAVAD, encoded by the coding sequence ATGGAACTTGTCGTTTGTGCGTTTGTAGGATCGGAAAAAGCAGAGCAGGTTAAAAGCGCTCTCCAAAAATACGATGAAGAACTTGATGCCATCAAACTGGGCAACATCGCCGTTCTGAAAAAAGACGAAAAGGGCAAGTTCTCCTTCCATGAAACGAATGAAGACGCTGCCGTCAAGCAAGGTGCGACCATTGGGCTATTGTCGGGTGCTATTCTTTCGGTGCTGTTTGGGCCGTTGGCCATGGCCGCCGGAGCCGCCGCCGGAGCCGCCGCAGGCAGTTTACCGTTTGTCAGTATGGTGGACCTAGGGTTTCCCGATTCCGCCCTCAAAAAACTGGGTAACTCTTTGGATTCCGGCAGTTCCGCCCTAGTTTTACTGGCAGAACTGGATGAAGTAGCCCTTGTAATTGAGTTTCTAGAACAGCAGGGTGGCACCCTGATTCAGCACAGGCTACCTACTGATGTGATTAAAACCCTCAAAATGGTTGAACGCGAGCGCGAAGCGGTTGCAGATTAA
- a CDS encoding tetratricopeptide repeat protein: MTMPGLRSVKLGLRILGLTGTLLFVNSLNPTVSVAIAQVDPAIAAYTRAVSLAEVGNYDEALAELNDALRENSDYVDAYVYRGFVRLMVGESAEDALADLNQALTRSPTADVYKARAALRTRLGDHAGAIQDYDRALIQDPDDAEAYRGRAEAYRMIGAYPAAEYNYTQALDANPRDGLVYRRRGELRMGTGDPEAALDDFNQAIVLQPEDPEAYYGRAILRSQLGDIEGAKSDFQSAADSFLTRNQPDRYREALREIDRLP; the protein is encoded by the coding sequence ATGACAATGCCCGGACTTCGATCGGTAAAGCTAGGGTTGCGGATCCTGGGGCTGACCGGAACCCTGCTTTTTGTTAATAGTCTGAATCCTACGGTTTCTGTGGCGATCGCCCAAGTCGATCCGGCGATTGCGGCCTATACCCGTGCGGTCTCGCTGGCAGAGGTAGGAAACTATGACGAGGCATTGGCAGAACTTAACGATGCGCTCCGCGAAAATTCCGACTATGTCGATGCCTATGTCTATCGGGGATTTGTGCGGCTAATGGTCGGTGAGTCAGCAGAAGATGCTTTGGCTGATCTAAACCAGGCATTGACGCGATCGCCCACTGCGGACGTTTACAAAGCCCGCGCCGCCCTCCGCACCCGTCTTGGTGATCATGCAGGTGCAATCCAGGATTACGATCGCGCCCTCATCCAAGATCCAGACGATGCCGAAGCCTATCGGGGACGCGCAGAAGCCTATCGCATGATTGGAGCCTATCCGGCTGCCGAGTACAACTACACCCAAGCCCTGGACGCGAATCCCAGGGATGGGCTCGTGTATCGGCGTCGGGGGGAACTGCGGATGGGAACGGGTGACCCTGAAGCGGCCTTGGATGATTTCAACCAAGCTATTGTGCTCCAGCCAGAAGACCCTGAAGCCTATTATGGACGCGCAATTTTGCGATCGCAGCTTGGCGATATTGAAGGGGCAAAATCCGATTTTCAATCCGCCGCCGATTCCTTTCTCACCCGAAATCAGCCCGATCGCTATCGAGAGGCCTTGCGAGAGATTGACCGCCTCCCGTGA